Part of the Halarsenatibacter silvermanii genome is shown below.
CTCCTTTCGATAGGTCTCCCCTCGATGGTTTTGCCCTGAAGGCTGAATGCTCCAGAGGAGCTTCTGAGGATAGCCCTGTAGAACTGGAAATTATAGACTGGATTTACGCCGGAGATGCAGGCGAAACGAAAATCGGTGATGGTCAGGCTGCCAGGATAATGACTGGAGCTCCCATTCCTCCCGGTGCAAATTGTGTTATTCGTCAGGAGAACACAGCCTGGGATGAAAATACAGTCAAAATTTTTGACTCGCTCAAACCCGGTCAAAATTACGCTCCCGCAGGAGAGGATATAAATAAAGGCGATCTTCTGGTGGAAAAAGAGACTCTGCTCAAATCATCGCAAATTGCTGTTCTGGCCAGTATGGGCCTGCAGGAAGTTGAAGTAATGCCTAAACCTGCTGTTTCTGTTCTTACCACCGGAAATGAATTGGTGCCCCTGGGTAATGATCTGGAAAGAGGAAAGATTTACAACAGCAACAATTATATGATGACCACCAGATTGGATGAAATAGGAGCCGACGTAGTTACAAACCGGGTTGTTTCTGACAAAAAAACATTGATCGAGAAAAATATAAAGGAACTGGTGCCTGAGAGTGATTTTATTGTAACTACTGGAGGAGTTTCAGTTGGAGAAAAAGATTTGATGCTGGAAGTGTTTTCGGAACTGGGAGCAGAAATACTTTTTTGGAAATTAGATCTTAAGCCCGGAACCCCTATTGCATGTGCAGTATACGAGGATACTATAATTTTTGGGCTTTCCGGTAATCCGGCAGCAGCATTGATCACCTTTGATTTGCTTGTGAGAAATATTGTCGTGCAGGTAAACGGTTTAAATCATCTGGATCTTAAAAGAACCAGAGCCACTTTCGTGGACGATTTCCCCCGCAGCAGCAGCACCAGGAGAATGCTGAGAGGATGGTTTGTAAACTCTGAAGACGGAGGTATAGTCAGGCTGAGCCGCGGCAAACAAAGGCCAGGGGTGTTGAAGTCGACTCTTGAATGCAACTGTCTGATCGATATACCAGAAGGATCTCCTCCTGTCTCAGAAGGACAGGAAGTTGAAGTGTTGAAGCTGCCGGAGATGTACAGCATTTAGTTATCTTACGTGAGTGTGCACCTGTCTGATAAATAATTCAAGATTGGGGGTTAAAATATAGATATATTATGAATTCAGCGTTAAAATTAAAGGGATATACTTTTATACTTCTCGCTTCTTTTTTTTGGGGGACTTCCGGAACAGTTCAAACTTTTGCTCCTTCAGGAGCAGCGCCTGCTACGGTAGGAGCTATTAGGGTTGGTCTGGGGGGAGCAGCCCTATTTGTTTCTGCTATTATCAGGGGTAAGCTGCCCCCGGGCAAAGATTGGCCTTATGGTAAAACGCTGGCTGCGGCTGCTGCAATGGCAGCCTATCAAATATTTTTCTTTTCGGCAGTAGCAGAAACAGGTGTTGCTGTAGCTACTGTTGTTACTATGGGCAGTTCTCCTGTAATGGCCGGCATATTTTCCTGGATTATATATAAAGAAAAGCCCGGAATTTACTGGTATCTGGCCACCGTGGCTGCTATAACAGGCTGTGGATTTCTGCTTTTGCCAGATGCTGAAACAATAGTTGAACCTCTGGGAATTCTGCTTTCGCTGGGGGGAGGATTGGTTTACGCTCTATATGCTGTTGTGAGCAAGGATGTTTTGGCTGATAAATCTGCTGAAACTCTTTTGGGGATTGCTGGCTTGATCAGCGGTTTAATACTTTTTCCGGTGCTGGTCTGGAGCAATACAGAATGGCTTTTTGAGAGCGCTGGTTTTAAGATAGGACTTTATCTGGGATTTATTTCTATGGCCGTTCCTTATTTGTTATTTAATCTCGGACTGCGTCTTGTTCCTGTTGCCAGCGCTATGACCTTAACTCTGGCCGAACCTCTTACCGCTGCTCTTCTGGGAATCTTTCTCGTGGGAGAGAGGCTGGCCCTTTTAAATTATTTTGGCCTGTTCTTGATTCTTCTGGGAATTTCGCTGCTGACGATAAAAAATTGAACAGTCAAAGGAAATAAAAAAACTCCGGCCCTTTTGTTTTTGAGCCGGAGTTTTTCTCAGGTGTTATGATTTGATGTTTTGATCAGATGTTTTTGTTCTCTTTAACTTCGGCTCTGGCGGCGGCTATTCTGGCGATGGGTAATCTAAATGGAGAACAGGAAACATAATTCATCTCCTCCTCGTGACAGAATTTTATCGAAGGAGGATTTCCTCCATGTTCTCCGCATATACCTATCTCAAGAGAGGAGTCAGCCTGGCGTCCTTTTTCTATTGCAATTTTCACTATCTCGCCCACTCCCTCTTTGTCAATGGTGGTAAAGGGATCCCGCTTGATGATTTCTTTTTCCTGATATTCTCTTAAGAACTTTCCTGCGTCATCACGGGAGAAACCGTATGTCATTTGAGTTAAATCATTGGTGCCAAATGAGAAGAAATCCTCCGCATTGCTGGCTATCTTATCCGCTCTAAATGCAGCTCGCGGTACTTCGATCATGGTCCCCACTTCGAAATTTACTTCGGAGTTTTGATTATCCAACACTTCCTCAGCTGTTTCCTCTGTTAATTCTTTCAATTTTGAAAATTCCTCGCTGATGCCCACCAGAGGTATCATTATTTGCGGTCTGACTTCATAACTGTTTTCGCTGCTAACTTCGGCAGCGGCAGAAATAATGGCTTTTACCTGCATTTCATAAATTTCAGGATATGATATTCCCAGTCGGCAGCCCCTGTGGCCGAGCATGGGATTAACCTCATCCAGTTCAGCTATTGTATCTCGAACTTTTTCCGGGGTTGTTTCCAGATTTTCAGCCACCTTTTCAATTTCCTCGTCTTTTTCCGGAAGAAACTCATGAAGGGGAGGATCAAGGAGACGAATTACGACTTTACGATCTTTCATTTTCTTAAATATATTGGTGAAATCTTCTTTCTGATAGGGGAGAAGCTTTTCTAAAGCTTTTTTCCTCTCTACTCTGTTCCCGGCCAGAATCATCTCTCTTACTACAGATATTCTTTCTTCATCAAAAAACATGTGCTCGGTACGGCATAAACCGATTCCTTCAGCTCCAAACTCAAGAGCTGTTTGGGAATCTTCGGGGGTATCTGCATTAGCCATTATCCCCAGTTTGCGCACTTCATCCGCCCATTCCAATATTTGATTGAATTCTTCAGATAATTGAGCAGCACTGGTTCTTATCTCACCTTCATATACTTTTCCTGTATTGCCATTTAGAGATATTATCTCGCCCTGTTCGTAAATTTCATCGTCTTTCCAGAATCTTCTGGATTCCTCTTCGACCACCAATTCTCCCGCGCCGGCAACACAACATTTTCCCATGCCCCGGGCGACGACGGCTGCATGAGATGTCATACCTCCTCGAGAAGTGAGAATGCCATCAGCCGCATTCATACCTTCAATGTCTTCCGGAGAAGTCTCACCTCTGACCATTATAACTTTTTCGCCTTTTTCTTTTGCTTTTTTGGCTTCCTGAGGATCAAAATATATTTTCCCGGTAGCAGCTCCTGGTGAGGCGGCCAGGGCGGTGGTTATTATCTTTTCTTCATCAATATCTTTTTCGTCAAAAGAAGGGTGAAGGAGCTGTTCTAGCTGTTCAGGTTCTACTCTTAAAAGTGCTTCTTCTTCATCAATTATGCCTTCCGAGACCAGATCCGTGGCTATCTTAACTGACGCCTTAGCTGTTCTTTTTCCCGTTCTG
Proteins encoded:
- a CDS encoding molybdopterin molybdotransferase MoeA; the encoded protein is MKKRIELNEAKSLLASHIKKFAPLEVPIMEAAGRVSAKKIKAPMDQPPFDRSPLDGFALKAECSRGASEDSPVELEIIDWIYAGDAGETKIGDGQAARIMTGAPIPPGANCVIRQENTAWDENTVKIFDSLKPGQNYAPAGEDINKGDLLVEKETLLKSSQIAVLASMGLQEVEVMPKPAVSVLTTGNELVPLGNDLERGKIYNSNNYMMTTRLDEIGADVVTNRVVSDKKTLIEKNIKELVPESDFIVTTGGVSVGEKDLMLEVFSELGAEILFWKLDLKPGTPIACAVYEDTIIFGLSGNPAAALITFDLLVRNIVVQVNGLNHLDLKRTRATFVDDFPRSSSTRRMLRGWFVNSEDGGIVRLSRGKQRPGVLKSTLECNCLIDIPEGSPPVSEGQEVEVLKLPEMYSI
- the ppdK gene encoding pyruvate, phosphate dikinase; protein product: MYFIIFYNFSGGLILKNLVYDFDEGSRGMKDLLGGKGANLSEMKRIGLPVPPGFVITTEACLEYFEKDNQIFAELEEQIIDHLQDLEEKTGKTLGDPKDPLLVSIRSGAVVSMPGMMDTVLNIGLNDETVEGLGKKTDNMRFALDSYRRLLQMFGDVVLSISSHKFDRALEDLKNNYDIEKDTEMSEDMLKDLIEDYKDIIAKNSSQGFPQDPREQIMEGIRAVFDSWNNERAISYRKINNLPDDLGTAVNIQTMVFGNTGENSATGVAFTRNPSTGEDKVYGEFLVNAQGEDVVAGIRTPHDIKELDDIMPDVYEEFMEIVDKIEHHYKDMQDIEFTIEEGEIYLLQTRTGKRTAKASVKIATDLVSEGIIDEEEALLRVEPEQLEQLLHPSFDEKDIDEEKIITTALAASPGAATGKIYFDPQEAKKAKEKGEKVIMVRGETSPEDIEGMNAADGILTSRGGMTSHAAVVARGMGKCCVAGAGELVVEEESRRFWKDDEIYEQGEIISLNGNTGKVYEGEIRTSAAQLSEEFNQILEWADEVRKLGIMANADTPEDSQTALEFGAEGIGLCRTEHMFFDEERISVVREMILAGNRVERKKALEKLLPYQKEDFTNIFKKMKDRKVVIRLLDPPLHEFLPEKDEEIEKVAENLETTPEKVRDTIAELDEVNPMLGHRGCRLGISYPEIYEMQVKAIISAAAEVSSENSYEVRPQIMIPLVGISEEFSKLKELTEETAEEVLDNQNSEVNFEVGTMIEVPRAAFRADKIASNAEDFFSFGTNDLTQMTYGFSRDDAGKFLREYQEKEIIKRDPFTTIDKEGVGEIVKIAIEKGRQADSSLEIGICGEHGGNPPSIKFCHEEEMNYVSCSPFRLPIARIAAARAEVKENKNI
- a CDS encoding DMT family transporter encodes the protein MNSALKLKGYTFILLASFFWGTSGTVQTFAPSGAAPATVGAIRVGLGGAALFVSAIIRGKLPPGKDWPYGKTLAAAAAMAAYQIFFFSAVAETGVAVATVVTMGSSPVMAGIFSWIIYKEKPGIYWYLATVAAITGCGFLLLPDAETIVEPLGILLSLGGGLVYALYAVVSKDVLADKSAETLLGIAGLISGLILFPVLVWSNTEWLFESAGFKIGLYLGFISMAVPYLLFNLGLRLVPVASAMTLTLAEPLTAALLGIFLVGERLALLNYFGLFLILLGISLLTIKN